One window of the Sulfitobacter alexandrii genome contains the following:
- a CDS encoding OmpP1/FadL family transporter, producing the protein MKSTLGTIAALLATTTLASAGNLDRSGQSVEILFAPGNLLELSFGYTDPSIEGRENGSTGTTNFIGNVGDNFSTIGAGLKYQINENVSFALIVDEPYGSDVTYPGDPTTTALGGTSAIVDSFALTALGRYKFDNNFSLHGGLRYQEIKANVTLGGLAYAGLNGYNATFAEDGAFGYVVGAAYERPDIALRISLTYNSKIDHDLPTVERIGPAVVNPGSITEVTTPESLNLEFQTGIAQDTLLFGSIRHARYEDVLVRPPVFTGAAGESLTTIDNSTDYEIGIGRRFTDRLSASLAFGFQDSSGDTLVSPLAPTHGAKYVALGASYQVTDQINLSGGVRYTDLGDAQPETGTPDAGRANFDGNSAVSVGFKVGYSF; encoded by the coding sequence ATGAAGAGTACACTTGGCACCATCGCCGCCCTGCTGGCCACCACGACACTGGCCTCTGCGGGCAACCTCGACCGATCCGGTCAGTCGGTCGAAATCCTGTTCGCACCCGGCAACCTGCTGGAACTCAGCTTCGGCTACACCGATCCCAGCATCGAGGGCCGCGAGAACGGATCGACCGGGACCACGAACTTCATCGGCAACGTGGGCGACAATTTCTCGACCATCGGCGCGGGGCTGAAATACCAGATCAACGAGAACGTGTCCTTCGCCCTGATCGTGGATGAACCCTACGGTTCGGATGTCACCTATCCGGGAGATCCGACGACCACGGCCCTTGGCGGCACCAGCGCGATCGTCGACAGCTTCGCGCTGACCGCGCTCGGGCGCTACAAGTTCGACAACAATTTCAGCCTTCACGGCGGTCTGCGCTATCAGGAGATCAAGGCGAACGTGACCTTGGGCGGCCTCGCCTATGCGGGGCTGAACGGCTACAACGCCACCTTCGCCGAGGACGGCGCGTTCGGTTACGTCGTCGGGGCGGCCTATGAACGGCCCGACATCGCGCTGCGCATCTCGCTGACCTACAACTCCAAGATCGACCACGACCTGCCGACGGTCGAACGGATCGGGCCGGCCGTGGTCAACCCCGGTTCCATCACCGAGGTCACGACACCCGAGAGCCTGAACCTGGAGTTCCAGACCGGCATCGCGCAGGATACGCTGCTGTTCGGCTCGATCCGCCATGCCCGCTACGAGGACGTGCTGGTCCGCCCGCCCGTCTTTACCGGCGCGGCAGGTGAAAGCCTGACAACCATCGACAATTCGACGGATTACGAGATCGGCATCGGCCGCCGGTTCACCGACCGGCTGTCGGCCTCGCTGGCCTTCGGCTTCCAGGACTCCAGCGGTGACACGCTGGTCTCGCCCCTCGCGCCGACTCACGGGGCGAAATACGTCGCCCTTGGCGCGAGCTACCAGGTGACCGACCAGATCAACCTGAGCGGCGGCGTGCGCTACACCGATCTGGGCGATGCCCAGCCCGAGACCGGCACGCCGGACGCGGGCCGCGCCAACTTCGACGGCAATTCCGCCGTGTCGGTGGGCTTCAAGGTCGGTTATTCCTTCTGA
- the rplM gene encoding 50S ribosomal protein L13: protein MKTFSATPADIDKKWIIIDAEGVVLGRLASIVAMRLRGKHKPSFTPHMDCGDNVIVINADKVQMTGKKREEHFYWHTGHPGGIKSRTKAQILEGAHPERVVMQAVKRMLPGNRLSRQIMTNLRVYAGGDHPHEAQSPEVLDVKSMNKKNTRSA, encoded by the coding sequence ATGAAAACTTTCTCTGCGACACCGGCAGACATCGACAAGAAGTGGATCATCATCGACGCCGAGGGCGTCGTGCTGGGCCGCCTCGCCTCGATCGTCGCCATGCGTCTGCGCGGCAAGCACAAGCCGTCCTTTACCCCCCACATGGATTGCGGTGACAACGTCATCGTGATCAACGCCGACAAGGTCCAGATGACCGGCAAGAAGCGCGAAGAGCACTTCTATTGGCATACCGGGCATCCCGGCGGGATCAAGTCGCGCACCAAGGCGCAGATCCTCGAGGGTGCACACCCCGAGCGGGTCGTGATGCAGGCCGTCAAGCGCATGCTTCCCGGCAACCGCCTGAGCCGCCAGATCATGACCAACCTGCGCGTCTACGCAGGCGGCGATCACCCGCACGAGGCGCAGAGCCCTGAAGTTCTGGATGTCAAATCCATGAACAAGAAAAACACCCGGAGCGCATGA
- a CDS encoding ATPase, which translates to MLYPTAHDWRTASRRKVLVFGMSGLGKTHLSGLLRVTGDWFHYSIDYRIGTRYLGEAIVDNAKAEAMKVPFLRDLLMTDSIYIASNITFENLSPVATWLGKPGSREKGGLPMAEYATRQEAFRLAEIAALNDTPHFARRAKTLYGYDHFICDTGGSICEWVDPENPDDPLLRTLSEECLLVWIKGDEAHTQELIRRFDRAPKPMAYQPAFLARVWKDYLLENNVSEDDVDPDAFVRWTYAQALSHRQPRYAAMAKWGVTITPDQIGPLTSEADFVELIATCLETGR; encoded by the coding sequence ATGCTCTACCCCACCGCCCACGACTGGCGCACCGCATCGCGCCGCAAGGTTCTGGTCTTCGGCATGTCCGGGCTGGGCAAGACCCACCTGAGCGGGCTGCTGCGCGTCACGGGAGACTGGTTCCACTACTCAATCGATTACCGCATCGGCACCCGCTACCTCGGCGAGGCGATCGTCGACAACGCCAAGGCCGAGGCGATGAAGGTCCCGTTCCTGCGCGACCTGCTGATGACCGACAGCATCTACATCGCGTCCAACATCACCTTCGAGAACCTCAGCCCCGTCGCCACGTGGCTGGGCAAGCCCGGTTCGCGCGAGAAGGGCGGCCTGCCGATGGCCGAATACGCCACCCGGCAGGAGGCCTTCCGCCTGGCCGAGATCGCGGCGCTCAACGACACGCCGCATTTCGCCCGCCGCGCCAAGACCCTGTACGGCTACGACCATTTCATCTGCGACACCGGGGGGTCGATCTGCGAATGGGTGGACCCCGAAAACCCCGACGATCCGCTGCTCAGAACCCTGTCGGAAGAATGCCTTCTGGTCTGGATCAAGGGGGACGAGGCGCACACGCAGGAATTGATCCGGCGATTCGACAGGGCGCCGAAACCGATGGCCTACCAGCCCGCGTTCCTGGCACGGGTCTGGAAGGATTACCTGTTGGAAAACAACGTGTCCGAAGACGACGTTGATCCTGACGCCTTTGTCAGGTGGACCTATGCGCAGGCCCTGTCGCACCGCCAGCCGCGCTATGCGGCGATGGCGAAATGGGGTGTCACCATCACCCCCGATCAGATCGGCCCGCTGACGTCCGAGGCCGACTTCGTGGAGCTGATCGCGACCTGTCTCGAAACGGGGCGCTAG
- the ppk2 gene encoding polyphosphate kinase 2: MDLPFDGAISAFFENEAPDSIRNAIRRADKDDIITASYPHSERLGRKQYEREYDRLQIELVKLQAWVRESGTRIVTVFEGRDAAGKGGTISRLRANLNPRAARVVALPKPTETEQGQWYFQRYVAHLPTAGEIVFFDRSWYNRGVVEPVFGFCTPEQNRHFFTQVPDFERMLVDDGIHLFKFWLNVGRGEQLRRMLARESDPLKQWKLSSIDVEGLKKWDAYSAAIRDTLTRSHTPHAPWTIIRSDDKRRARLNAMRVLCHAFDYPRKDARAIGEIDPLICGGPDLWDA; the protein is encoded by the coding sequence ATGGACCTGCCCTTCGACGGCGCGATCAGCGCATTCTTCGAGAACGAGGCGCCCGACAGCATCCGCAACGCCATCCGGCGCGCGGACAAGGATGACATCATCACCGCAAGCTATCCCCATTCCGAACGGCTGGGGCGCAAGCAGTACGAGCGCGAGTACGACAGGCTTCAGATCGAACTGGTCAAGCTGCAGGCATGGGTGCGCGAAAGCGGCACGCGCATCGTCACGGTCTTCGAAGGGCGCGATGCCGCCGGCAAGGGAGGCACGATCAGCCGCCTGCGCGCCAACCTCAACCCCCGCGCGGCCCGGGTGGTCGCGCTGCCCAAGCCGACGGAGACCGAACAGGGCCAATGGTATTTCCAGCGCTACGTCGCCCACCTGCCCACGGCCGGCGAGATCGTGTTCTTCGACCGGTCCTGGTACAACCGTGGCGTGGTCGAACCCGTCTTCGGCTTCTGCACGCCCGAGCAGAATCGCCACTTCTTCACCCAGGTGCCGGACTTCGAGCGGATGCTGGTGGATGACGGCATCCACCTGTTCAAGTTCTGGCTCAACGTCGGCCGGGGCGAACAGCTCCGCCGCATGCTGGCGCGCGAAAGCGACCCGCTGAAACAGTGGAAACTCAGCAGCATCGACGTGGAGGGCCTCAAGAAATGGGATGCCTATTCCGCCGCGATCCGCGACACGCTGACCCGCAGCCACACGCCCCACGCGCCCTGGACCATCATCCGCTCGGACGACAAGCGGCGGGCGCGGCTCAACGCGATGCGGGTGCTGTGTCATGCCTTCGACTATCCGCGCAAGGATGCCCGTGCCATCGGCGAGATCGACCCGCTGATCTGTGGCGGTCCGGATCTTTGGGATGCCTAA
- the rpsI gene encoding 30S ribosomal protein S9, whose protein sequence is MADEIKTLDDLKDVVTEDIGGVQGAAADEAISREPVRDELGRSYATGKRKDAVARVWIKPGSGKVTVNGKPQNDYFARPVLQMILAQPFGITNTEGQFDVVATVKGGGLSGQAGAVKHGVSKALQLYDPSLRGALKAAGFLTRDSRVVERKKYGKAKARKSFQFSKR, encoded by the coding sequence ATGGCTGACGAAATCAAGACACTCGACGATCTGAAGGATGTCGTGACCGAGGACATCGGTGGCGTCCAGGGCGCTGCAGCGGACGAGGCGATCAGCCGCGAACCCGTCCGGGACGAGCTGGGCCGTTCCTATGCCACGGGCAAGCGCAAGGACGCTGTCGCCCGTGTCTGGATCAAGCCGGGCTCCGGCAAGGTCACCGTGAACGGCAAGCCGCAGAACGACTACTTTGCGCGTCCGGTGCTTCAGATGATCCTGGCGCAGCCGTTCGGCATCACCAACACCGAAGGCCAGTTCGACGTCGTCGCGACCGTCAAGGGCGGTGGCCTTTCCGGTCAGGCCGGCGCGGTCAAGCACGGTGTCTCCAAGGCACTTCAGCTGTACGATCCCTCGCTGCGCGGTGCGCTGAAGGCGGCAGGTTTCCTGACTCGCGACAGCCGCGTGGTGGAGCGCAAGAAGTACGGCAAGGCCAAGGCGCGCAAGAGCTTCCAGTTCTCCAAGCGTTAA
- the metA gene encoding homoserine O-acetyltransferase MetA: MPIKIPANLPAYDVLSREGVMLLDDELADHQDIRPLKIALLNLMPKKIQTENQFARLIGATPLQIELSLLRMSDHRTRNTAAEHMESFYRPVSDVWDEKFDGLIITGAPIEHMDFEEVTYWDELRRVMDWTQTNVHSTFGVCWGGMAMINHFHGVKKHILQEKAFGCFRHRNLAPASPYLRGFSDDCVVPVSRWTEMRQDEVDTHPALTTLLASDEVGPCLIEDAGHRALYVFNHFEYDSDTLKQEYDRDIASGTPVNVPCNYYPDDDPARAPMNRWRSHAHLLYGNWINEIYQSCPYDISRIGT; this comes from the coding sequence ATGCCCATCAAGATTCCCGCAAACCTACCCGCTTACGACGTGCTGAGCCGCGAGGGCGTGATGCTGCTGGATGACGAGCTAGCCGATCATCAGGACATCCGCCCGCTCAAGATCGCGCTGCTGAACCTGATGCCCAAGAAGATCCAGACCGAAAACCAGTTCGCAAGGCTGATCGGGGCCACGCCCCTGCAGATCGAACTGAGCCTGCTGCGCATGTCGGATCACCGCACCCGCAACACCGCCGCCGAGCACATGGAAAGCTTCTATCGCCCGGTCAGCGATGTCTGGGACGAGAAATTCGACGGGCTGATCATCACCGGCGCGCCGATCGAACACATGGACTTCGAAGAGGTCACCTACTGGGACGAGCTGCGCCGCGTCATGGACTGGACCCAGACCAACGTGCATTCCACCTTCGGCGTCTGCTGGGGCGGCATGGCGATGATTAACCACTTCCACGGCGTCAAGAAGCACATCCTGCAGGAAAAGGCCTTCGGCTGCTTCCGGCACCGCAACCTCGCCCCGGCCTCGCCCTATCTGCGCGGGTTTTCCGACGACTGCGTCGTGCCGGTCTCGCGCTGGACGGAGATGCGGCAGGACGAGGTGGACACGCATCCGGCACTGACCACCCTGCTGGCAAGCGACGAGGTCGGCCCCTGCCTGATCGAGGACGCGGGCCACCGCGCGCTCTACGTGTTCAACCATTTCGAGTACGACAGCGATACGCTCAAGCAGGAATACGACCGCGATATCGCCTCGGGCACCCCGGTCAACGTGCCCTGCAATTACTATCCCGACGATGACCCCGCGCGCGCGCCGATGAACCGCTGGCGCAGCCATGCGCACCTGCTCTACGGCAACTGGATCAACGAAATCTACCAGAGCTGTCCCTACGACATCTCCCGCATCGGAACCTGA
- a CDS encoding DMT family transporter encodes MTDEAIIPPINQTLKAAFWMLGAIGSFTAMALAGRKLGVDYDTFEIMLYRSVVGFVIVMAVARAAGTLGEINRDALGLQVVRNLVHFSGQNLWFYAVTVIPLAQVFAFEFTTPLWVIVLSPVFLGERLTRVRTIAALMGFIGILIVARPTVAGLNSGVLAAAGCAVFFALTFITTKKLTARQSITAIMFYLTLLQLILGLVTAGYDGDIALPTLASTPLLALVGTCGLLAHFCITNALRLAPAAVVSPIDFARLPVIAILAMLIYGETVDAWVFVGGIVIFAGNYLNIWVETRRKVS; translated from the coding sequence ATGACCGACGAGGCGATCATCCCGCCCATCAACCAGACGCTGAAGGCGGCGTTCTGGATGCTTGGGGCGATCGGTTCGTTCACGGCGATGGCCCTCGCGGGGCGCAAGCTCGGCGTGGACTACGACACCTTCGAAATCATGCTCTACCGGTCGGTCGTGGGGTTCGTCATCGTGATGGCGGTGGCCCGCGCCGCCGGCACGCTGGGCGAGATCAACCGCGATGCGCTGGGGCTGCAAGTGGTGCGCAACCTCGTCCACTTCTCGGGCCAGAACCTGTGGTTCTACGCGGTCACCGTGATCCCGCTGGCGCAGGTCTTCGCCTTCGAATTCACCACGCCGCTCTGGGTCATCGTGCTCTCGCCCGTCTTTCTGGGAGAGCGGCTGACGCGGGTACGCACCATCGCCGCCCTGATGGGGTTCATCGGCATCCTGATCGTCGCGCGGCCCACGGTGGCCGGGCTCAACTCCGGCGTTCTGGCCGCGGCGGGCTGCGCCGTCTTCTTCGCACTGACCTTCATCACCACCAAGAAACTGACCGCACGGCAGAGCATCACCGCCATCATGTTCTACCTCACCCTGCTGCAACTGATCCTCGGGCTCGTCACGGCAGGATACGACGGCGACATCGCGCTGCCCACGCTGGCCAGCACGCCGCTGCTGGCGCTGGTGGGCACCTGCGGGCTGCTCGCGCACTTCTGCATCACCAATGCGCTCAGGCTGGCCCCGGCGGCGGTAGTGTCGCCCATCGACTTCGCCCGCCTGCCGGTCATCGCCATCTTGGCCATGCTGATCTACGGCGAGACCGTCGACGCCTGGGTCTTCGTCGGCGGGATCGTGATCTTTGCCGGCAACTACCTGAACATCTGGGTCGAGACGCGCCGCAAGGTGTCGTGA
- a CDS encoding alpha/beta fold hydrolase, which produces MRTALILFVILLALLVGVVQWRASSREAAAEAATPPVGRILDIDGTPVHALVMGEGPDLVLIHGASGNLRDFTMGFAERLADQYRVILFDRPGMGYTGRLPGSGGAWNITEETPMAQAALLQKAADRLDVRNPIVLGHSFGGIVALAWGLSRPADTAALVLVSAVSEPWPGGLGWTYTVNGSRLGGALFVPMVSAFVPKSYVEASIGSIFAPQDAPEGYGDHLGTGLTLRRASLRANAQQVNALRPHVVEMQKNYATLTMPIEAIHGDADTIVPAHIHAEVLMGDVPDGALDILPGQGHMLQHTAPDAVIAAIDRAATRAGLR; this is translated from the coding sequence TTGAGGACCGCACTGATCCTCTTCGTGATCCTGCTCGCGCTGCTGGTCGGCGTGGTGCAGTGGCGGGCCTCCTCGCGCGAAGCGGCTGCGGAGGCGGCGACGCCCCCGGTCGGCAGGATCCTCGACATCGACGGCACGCCGGTTCACGCGCTGGTCATGGGCGAGGGTCCGGACCTCGTGCTGATCCACGGGGCCAGCGGCAACCTGCGCGATTTCACGATGGGCTTCGCCGAACGGCTGGCGGACCAATACCGGGTGATCCTGTTCGACCGCCCCGGCATGGGCTACACCGGGCGCCTGCCCGGTTCCGGCGGGGCATGGAACATCACCGAGGAAACGCCGATGGCGCAGGCGGCGCTTCTGCAAAAGGCCGCCGACCGGCTGGACGTCCGCAACCCGATCGTGCTGGGCCATTCGTTCGGCGGGATCGTGGCGCTTGCCTGGGGCCTTTCCCGCCCCGCCGACACCGCGGCGCTGGTGCTGGTCAGCGCCGTGTCCGAACCCTGGCCCGGCGGCCTTGGCTGGACCTACACGGTCAACGGCTCGCGCCTCGGCGGTGCGCTCTTCGTGCCGATGGTCTCCGCCTTCGTGCCGAAATCCTACGTCGAGGCCAGCATCGGCAGCATCTTCGCCCCGCAGGATGCGCCCGAAGGATACGGCGACCACCTAGGCACGGGATTGACCCTGCGCCGGGCGTCCCTGCGCGCGAATGCCCAGCAGGTCAACGCCCTGCGGCCCCACGTGGTCGAGATGCAGAAGAACTACGCCACCCTGACCATGCCGATCGAGGCGATCCACGGCGACGCCGACACGATCGTGCCCGCCCATATCCACGCCGAGGTGCTGATGGGCGACGTGCCCGACGGCGCGCTCGACATTCTCCCCGGTCAGGGCCACATGCTGCAACACACCGCGCCCGACGCCGTCATCGCCGCCATCGACCGCGCCGCGACGCGTGCGGGTTTGCGTTAA
- the guaA gene encoding glutamine-hydrolyzing GMP synthase, producing the protein MTELISPAAHDRLLIIDFGSQVTQLIARRLRELNVFCEIHPFNRVDDAFLREFDPRAVILSGGPSSVFAEGAPMPPASVFDLGVPILGICYGQQVMMHCLGGHVERGHGTAEFGRAFVTPTGQSLDLLEGWFATDREQVWMSHGDHVSKIAPGFEVFGTSPHAPFAITADVNRHFYAVQFHPEVHHTPNGARLYENFVRLAGFKGDWTMRAYREEAVAAIREQIGDKKVICALSGGVDSSVAAALIHEAVGDQLTCVFVDHGLLRKNEAEEVVGMFRDHMNLHVIHADEVDLFLGELDGVSDPETKRKIIGRLFIDVFQKYANEIEGAEFLAQGTLYPDVIESVSFSGGPSVTIKSHHNVGGLPEKMGLKLVEPLRELFKDEVRALGAELGLPAHFIGRHPFPGPGLAIRCPGEITRQKLDILREADAVYIDQIRKHGLYDEIWQAFVAILPVRTVGVMGDGRTYDFACALRAVTSVDGMTADYYPFSHEFLGDTATRIINEVPGINRVTYDITSKPPGTIEWE; encoded by the coding sequence ATGACCGAACTCATCTCCCCCGCCGCCCACGACCGCCTGCTGATCATCGACTTCGGCAGCCAGGTCACGCAGCTGATCGCCCGCCGCCTGCGCGAGCTGAACGTCTTCTGCGAGATCCACCCCTTCAACCGTGTCGACGACGCCTTCCTGCGCGAATTCGATCCAAGGGCTGTCATCCTGTCCGGCGGTCCCTCCTCCGTGTTCGCCGAAGGCGCGCCGATGCCGCCTGCCTCGGTCTTCGACCTCGGTGTTCCGATCCTCGGCATCTGCTATGGCCAACAGGTGATGATGCACTGCCTTGGCGGCCACGTGGAGCGCGGACACGGCACCGCCGAGTTCGGCCGCGCCTTCGTCACGCCGACGGGGCAATCGCTGGACCTGCTGGAGGGCTGGTTCGCCACCGACCGCGAGCAGGTCTGGATGAGCCACGGCGACCACGTGAGCAAGATCGCGCCGGGGTTCGAGGTGTTCGGCACCTCGCCGCATGCGCCCTTTGCCATCACCGCCGACGTCAACCGGCACTTCTATGCCGTGCAGTTCCATCCCGAGGTGCATCACACCCCGAATGGCGCGCGGCTCTACGAGAATTTCGTGCGTCTCGCGGGGTTCAAGGGTGACTGGACCATGCGCGCTTATCGCGAGGAAGCGGTGGCGGCCATCCGCGAGCAGATCGGCGACAAGAAGGTGATCTGCGCGCTTTCCGGCGGGGTCGATTCCTCCGTCGCGGCGGCACTGATCCACGAAGCGGTGGGCGACCAGCTGACCTGCGTCTTCGTGGACCACGGTCTGCTGCGCAAGAACGAGGCCGAAGAGGTCGTCGGCATGTTCCGCGACCACATGAACCTGCACGTGATCCACGCGGACGAGGTCGATCTGTTCCTGGGCGAACTGGACGGCGTCAGCGATCCGGAGACCAAGCGCAAGATCATCGGGCGCCTGTTCATCGACGTGTTCCAGAAATACGCGAACGAGATCGAGGGCGCCGAATTCCTCGCGCAGGGCACGCTTTACCCCGATGTCATTGAATCCGTGTCCTTTTCCGGCGGTCCGTCGGTCACCATCAAGAGCCATCACAACGTCGGCGGCCTGCCCGAGAAGATGGGCCTGAAACTGGTGGAACCGCTGCGCGAACTGTTCAAGGACGAGGTGCGCGCCCTCGGGGCCGAACTGGGCCTGCCCGCGCATTTCATCGGCCGTCACCCCTTCCCCGGTCCGGGCCTCGCGATCCGCTGCCCGGGCGAGATCACGCGCCAGAAACTGGACATCCTGCGCGAGGCCGACGCGGTCTACATCGACCAGATCCGCAAACATGGGCTCTACGACGAGATCTGGCAGGCCTTCGTCGCGATCCTGCCGGTGCGGACCGTGGGCGTCATGGGCGACGGGCGCACCTACGATTTCGCCTGCGCCCTGCGCGCGGTGACAAGCGTCGACGGCATGACCGCCGACTACTACCCCTTCAGCCACGAGTTCCTCGGCGACACGGCCACCCGTATCATCAACGAGGTGCCCGGAATCAACCGCGTGACCTACGACATCACGAGCAAACCGCCGGGCACGATCGAGTGGGAGTGA
- a CDS encoding LLM class flavin-dependent oxidoreductase, which translates to MQYSLLDLCPVPEGSDAAQAMRNTTALAQRAEALGYHRYWMAEHHNMPGIASAATSVLIGHVAGVTRKMRVGAGGVMLPNHAPLAIAEQFGTLATLYGDRIDLGLGRAPGGDQAVYHALRRAGSDDFVGDVAELQGYLGDARPSATVRALPGEGTHVPLWILGSSLYGAQVAAHFGLPYAFASHFAPDALEQAVAVYRHQFQPSAQLDKPHFMLAVNVFAADTDAEGAYLRTSMQQAFARMRTGQRGKLPRPVEDIDAEIGEAVRRGVDQALRVTAVGSRETVRAQLEALQAEYRPDEMILTGQIHDPAARVKSFEIAAEVMQGLDAVAA; encoded by the coding sequence ATGCAGTATTCCCTTCTCGATCTTTGTCCGGTTCCCGAGGGCAGCGACGCCGCGCAGGCGATGCGCAACACGACCGCCCTCGCGCAGCGGGCGGAGGCGCTTGGATACCATCGGTACTGGATGGCCGAACATCACAACATGCCCGGCATCGCCTCTGCCGCCACCTCGGTGCTGATCGGCCACGTTGCGGGGGTCACCCGAAAGATGCGCGTGGGCGCGGGCGGCGTGATGCTGCCGAACCATGCGCCCCTCGCCATCGCGGAGCAGTTCGGGACGCTTGCGACACTCTACGGTGACCGGATCGACCTAGGACTGGGGCGAGCACCGGGCGGCGATCAGGCGGTCTATCACGCCCTGCGGCGCGCGGGCAGCGACGATTTCGTGGGCGACGTGGCCGAGTTGCAGGGCTACCTCGGGGATGCGCGGCCCAGCGCCACGGTGCGCGCCCTGCCGGGCGAGGGCACCCATGTGCCGCTGTGGATCCTCGGCTCGTCGCTTTACGGGGCGCAGGTGGCGGCGCATTTCGGGCTGCCCTATGCCTTTGCCTCGCATTTCGCCCCCGACGCGCTGGAGCAGGCAGTCGCTGTCTACCGCCACCAGTTCCAGCCGTCCGCGCAGTTGGACAAGCCGCATTTCATGCTGGCCGTCAACGTTTTTGCCGCGGACACCGATGCCGAAGGGGCGTACCTGCGGACGTCGATGCAGCAGGCCTTTGCCCGCATGCGGACCGGCCAGCGCGGCAAGTTGCCCCGGCCCGTCGAGGACATCGACGCCGAGATCGGCGAGGCGGTGCGCCGCGGCGTGGATCAGGCGCTGCGGGTGACCGCCGTGGGCAGCCGGGAGACGGTGCGCGCCCAGCTGGAGGCCTTGCAGGCCGAATACCGGCCCGACGAGATGATCCTGACGGGGCAGATCCACGACCCCGCGGCACGGGTGAAATCCTTCGAGATCGCGGCGGAGGTCATGCAGGGCCTCGACGCCGTGGCGGCCTAA
- a CDS encoding TetR/AcrR family transcriptional regulator, which produces MPKRGYHHGNLRQALVDAALELIESRGPTGFTLSEAAKQAGVTPAAVYRHFDGREDLIAEAARQGYEIFADLMDFAYQSGQPSALKAFEATGRAYLAFARKYPGHYIAMFESGISVNRTPELAAVAGRANAVLERAATDLSKHIPDDRRPPASMFSAHIWAMSHGVVELFARNSPGRASPFPPDDLLETGIGIYLRGLGLIRPDE; this is translated from the coding sequence ATGCCTAAACGCGGCTACCATCATGGCAACCTGCGACAGGCGCTGGTGGATGCCGCCCTCGAACTGATCGAGTCGCGGGGCCCCACCGGGTTCACTTTGTCGGAGGCGGCCAAGCAGGCGGGGGTGACCCCCGCGGCGGTCTATCGCCATTTCGACGGGCGCGAGGATCTGATCGCCGAAGCCGCCCGGCAGGGCTACGAGATTTTTGCGGATTTGATGGACTTCGCCTACCAGTCGGGGCAGCCCTCGGCGCTGAAGGCCTTCGAAGCGACGGGCCGGGCCTACCTGGCCTTCGCGCGGAAATATCCCGGTCATTACATCGCGATGTTCGAAAGCGGCATCTCGGTGAACCGCACGCCCGAACTTGCCGCCGTGGCGGGCCGCGCCAATGCGGTGCTGGAACGCGCCGCCACGGACCTCAGCAAGCACATTCCCGACGACCGCCGCCCGCCTGCCTCCATGTTCTCGGCCCATATCTGGGCGATGAGTCACGGCGTTGTCGAGCTTTTCGCCCGGAACTCCCCCGGTCGCGCCTCGCCCTTTCCGCCCGACGACTTGCTGGAAACAGGCATCGGCATCTACCTGCGGGGTCTGGGGCTGATCCGCCCCGATGAGTGA